In Gossypium hirsutum isolate 1008001.06 chromosome D01, Gossypium_hirsutum_v2.1, whole genome shotgun sequence, the genomic window ATAAGCAAGGAGTACATTATCCGAAATTAAACATCCCGGGACAAAAGCACTTTGTGCTTTATCAATGCAAACTTCCAACACCTTTTTGAGAATGGTTTGCTATTGCCTTTGCTATCAATTTATAAATAACATTACAGAGTACTAATGGGTCTAAAATTTATCATCTGTTTTGGTTACTGCACTTTTGGAATAAGATATATATTCGTGGCATTAATTTGCTCCATCTGTTTCCCTTCGTTCAAGACTTCTAAACAAAAAGAGGTTACACATTCACCTACGATATGCCaacatttttggaaaaataataTCGGAAAACCATCAACCCCGGCGCCTTTGTTGGCCCCATATCTTTTAAAGCCACAAAAATCTCCTTTGTCGTATGCCGGGTTGTTAGCATTATATTCAAGTCATCTAAAATGCAACAGGTAACCCCGGATAGAATATGCTCTATATCACCTATCTCGTTAGTaacaaataaattttgaaaatattctgCCGCTACTTTCCCTATTCTCGAAGCCGTCAAAACCTCATTACCATAATCGGTTTCCAAGCTTTTTATAGTATTAATTTTCCTGCGAGATGAAGCAAACCTATGGAAGAAACTCGTATTCCTATCTACCAAATGCAACGAATTAGCCCTCGCCCTTTACTCCCAATAGACTTCATCCTTATCGATTTCCATATTCAACTGGCTATGTTATCATCATCCCTCTCATTGTCCATAAGCGTCTCCAGTTTCCTTGTTAACTGACATTTTAACCCAGCCCTTTCCATCTTAACCCTTTTAGCccaaacttgtaaacctttataAAACTCATTCCTAGGAATGACTCCGATAACCATACTTAGACTTAAGTATCCCATACGTAAGAAAACCATACTAGACTTAAAAAAGtattctaaaaagtatttttttatctatttattctATCTATTTAGCGAGgatcttttctttgtttctttcatattaGCAAAGTATTTTACTATACTTATGCAGTCTGTTCTAAGAGTAAAACACTCTCCTCCTATTATAAAAAGTTCAAAGGATTCTAAGGCGTATCTAGGGGCTAATACTTCTGCGTCTATCCCTGATACTATTCCTTTTTCTTTAAACTTTCCTGAATTATATCTACAAAGTTTTTTTGATGACTTTGAAGCATATTTATTGTCTTTCTTATAAAGGGCAGCACCCCATCCTTCTATCGAACCACCTGTTTCTATTATCAGATAATCCGAGTCTAAGGGTATTTCCATATTAGgaattttcttcatctcttcttTTATTCTAATCATGGTTTTTATATCTTCTGGGACAAAACTTCCAAGTccgttttctttgttttattagtTATTGGACCTATAAGTTTGGACAGGTTCTTTATAAATGGTCTTGCATAATTTAGCAGGCCCAAGATTTCTTGGATGTGTTTAAGACCTTTTAACTTCTTAGGCATATCTAGGATTTTCTGGGCTATTATTAGCTGATCCTTGCCAGGGATGTTACGGGCATCATCAGATGTATATAATTAATGACTGGTCTTGCTTTATTTCTTATCTGTTCATTATGATTATTGACAAAAAAAAGCCGCGCTCCTATCTCTTGATTTTGATCTTCTTATTAGGCCTAATTTTTCTAATTTGTCTATTTGTTCTTTATACCATCCAAGCTCTTGGTTAGAACATGGAATTGCTTTCATTCTAACATCTTTTGTATCATTAATGATCAGGTTTCTTTTTATCCCAATATTTTAATGGATGTTCTATTATTTCTAGTTTTTCTAACTTACTCTGCACATTTTCTAATTCTTCGTCTATTATTGGTTCTAAGTCTTTTCCTTTGACAAAGAATTCCTTAATTACTATCCTTGATATCTTCTAATATCTCGTCTATATAACACAATTCTAATTCTTCTGCTATTTCAAAAATCTCGTTATGCGAAAATTCTTTATTAGTGTCTTGACACTGGTATGGTCCACCACGCTGTTCAGATTTATTAGTTTTCTGTCTATACTATATGTTGGTATTTGATTCTGAGCAAAGATAACCATATCTTTAAACTCTAACCCAAGGACCGCTACATAATCATGCATACTAAGGTCTCTAAGACTTATATTATTTAGTTCTCTTATCTGTTTATTCCCACATTGGTCAACTATTACCAAACAGACCTTTTCTATATAATGATAGACTTGACTTATAGATCCATCAAGAAGAGTCGCTCTTCTTGGGCTTTTATACTTCTTTTTAAGCCTATCAGGAACGTACTTCTCATTTATTTTAGAGGTTGTGCAACCTGTGTCTATTAGACCTTTATGAACTTATCGTTGATTTTTATAGTGACTTATAAGATATTCATTTATTACTGAGGGTAGCCTACATATTGGGCCATTAGTATTTTCAGCCATTTCTGCTAGTTCTTGGTCATCATGATTGTCTGGATCTTCTAACAGGCCTTTGCCTTTATCTAGCCTAGCTACTGCAGCTCTCATTTTATCCATATGTTCTTTATGTTCTTTATCCTGCTTTCCTATGTCTTCTAGAGCTATTCTTGTTTCTAGAGCATCtactctttgttttaaatattttaattctaatttatcTAATTTCTGTTCTAAGGTTGGTTCTACCCATTCGTAGCCAAGTTTTTCTGTTAAACATCTTCTACATGCTTCTAGTctacattttttacattttgcACGTCGGTCTATAGAGGGAAACCATTGACAAGTAAAACATTGTCTATCATCGGATCCCGTGTTATGTTCCCAGTCATGTTGACAGGTTGTTTCGGGTATGTCTTTCATCATATGGTTTATATCAAAACCTTGAAAGTTTTGAATCATATCTATAAAATTCTTCTACTTCTTCTAAATCTTCTATGTCTAAGGCTTCATAATCTATTTCTGAAACCATGGAGTATACGGTTTCTGTATCGCTCGTGTTATAAGTTATATGAATAAAATCTATATTCATATTATTAGTGAGCTTAGCTTCTCTATTATAGGTTTTATGCTTTCTAGGAAAATAATATAGTATCATATGAAACATAATATATTTTGATGGTATTTTCTAACATGTTTTCGAGGGTTTAAGAAAGGCTTTCAGGCTGCAGATTTTCGAGCCCAAACTTTCTTAGGCTTTTCTCTTGGTTCTTGGACTATAAATCTTCTTGGGTTTCTTATGGGGTTTTCTCTTGGGTTTGCATTCATAAGAATTTGACCCGTATTACTGAGCCGTATATATATTCTTACAGAAGGAATATGATCCTCCTTTTATCTACTGTTGTATTACCATCTGATCGCATTTTCTACTCAGATGTTGcattataaaataacttaaagtTATTACATTATAAGTATAATGTTCTTTATTAAGAGTTTTCCATATTTTATGTTCTTCTATTTCCCTACCTTGTGCTCCTGGTAGCTTATTAGCTTATGGTGAAATTCTTCATTATGAATGTTCCGACTTAATGACGCATAATGTATATAATCATTGAGGAAAAGGATTACATGAGCCCAATCCTTAAGAGTTAATTGTTCTAATTTTCTAACTGCGTCTGACTGTTGGTATCTTGATCTCATATTAGGATCATTTCCTGTTGATAGGTTAGTAACAAGATTTATAAAGTACGTGGATAAGAGCTCTCTATATTCATTCTCATAAGAGGCTTTGAAATTATCCCAAGCTCTCTTGGCTGTATTTCCTAAGGTTGTTTCTAAGTATCTTACCATTTCTTCTGtagtatatttaaaaattttttctaAGTAATTATTAATAGTGATTGTTTTCCATTGATGTATAACTTCTGGCCAAACCTGGGGACTATACTTAGTCAAGTTTAGCAAATTATGTTCTACATATACTTCTAATGGCATTCTAATTCCTTTATTCTTAAAGGGGTATTTAGGTTCTCTATAATCAGAATATTGTCTAGGTGGGTTTAATGGTGTGTTATGAGGGTTTTTATTTGGTGTATCTACCTTCATTGGTGTTGGATTACTAGTCTGTCCTGGTATTATCTCTCTAGGAGGTGGTGCGGACACTTGATCCGTTAAGTCTTTTGGTATGTTATTGAAGAACTTACCAAAGGATTCTTCTATATCATTGCCTTGAAATGCTATAGATTTCTTTAAGACTCTTCTAATAATTCTTTATGAAGTATTTTAAACAATTCTAGATTAAGAATTCTTCTTTTTATGTATTTAATTCTTTGTTCTTCATTTAATGTTCTAAAGTATTCTATTTTTCTAAATCTTTGAATTCTGTTTTATAATCTTCATATTTGTCCTCTATATTCATTAATTCTTATATCTGATTGTGTCGAGgatatatcaatatttttataattattgaatCCTACCGAAAGATTTCCAAAATTATCGCATGAAATTCTTCCTGCTTGAGGAATTAATGTCTGATTATGCGTCTGAAAAATATCCTCTAATTTCCAGGACTAAATTCTGGagcttttataaaatttatggatttagatGCAATTGCCTCAATTACATCCCAAATCTCACACTTATAGCTTATTTCTGCATTGTGGGTAGCTTTTCCTAACATACctagggtgcgtttggttcgctgtattggattagaggtgtaatagcaaatcaactgtttggttgaatgtaatggaatagaggcgtaatagtaatcttgtgtttggttgaatggaatagaggtgtaataacataatggaaaaaactaaaatgactagaatacccttagcataaatttgttttggtaaatgattattgttattattatttaaattttaataagattattattatcaataataaataatttaatcatatttaaaaataattatttttaaatatattttaattaaaatatataatttaataaaattcttaataattagcagaaatttgttttggtaaattattattgttattgttatttaaattttaataagattattaatatcaataataaatattttaatcatatttaaacataattattattaaatatattataattaaaatatataatttaataaaattcttaacaattaatattcttatattaagaGATCTCCAAACGCTATGAAAATATCTCAATCCAAGAATATTTGATCCTATCCAAAAAGTCGTTGCAAGTCGactgattttccaaatttgaaaattgataaattcggtgaataaaatttaataaatttcacctcaTTTGTGCATATATCACAAACTATGTAAAAAGATCAAttgttaacaataaaaataatcagACAATTACATGTAATGTACCACGTGTACCTCATGCCGACATATAAAGACCGGTTTTAActataaaaatggatgaaatttttaacaaaaaaattagtttgctctttgatcttaCGTACACGAATTAATTTGCCCATTCTTTTAGTAGAaagcaaaatacaattttacttctaatataagttattatattatatagagAAAATGAACCCCCAGCAAAGGcataaacaaaacaaatactCTTCCATCGCCAAACAAATGTAGAAAAAGTTGAGCGACCAAACAAATGTTACAGCATACAACTACACATCCAATGTTAAACCCTTCAAGTGTTAAAAGCAAAGTACTACATTTCTCAACCTTGAAGAAGAACCCTACTTGTGTACACTTCTTATCCACTGAGAGATACAACTGAAACTAGAAACACTGAAACCCCTTTGATTATGTCAGTCAGGAGGTAACAGCTGATTCTGTAGAGCCTGATGAAGACGCGCCGGTTTCACCTGCCACATTCTTCAGTTTAAGAGTACCACAGTTTGCTGAAGAGATAGATTCAGAGATATCACCGATATCCAATGTGTCGGGAAGAGTGTCAGATGACTCAACAGTGTACATCTAACAAAGAGAACTATCCAATGTACATGAATACCGAAATAAGGGCAAAAAGGTGCATTTTTTAATCCCAACCATAAACTAATTCAAGAATCAAAATCACAAATACTCCAGAAATCACTTCCAATGAAACCAAAGAAAGAACTTGCCGTACAATGAGTAAACAAGAAGCAAGCAGCATGAGGAAAACATCCTATCCCCAATATTCAAATTAGCATACATTATTAATGGCATTATAGAATAGGTAAATTTCCAAACAAATTTATATGAACAAGATAACACTACACAACCCTCAGTTATAATATATTCAACTGAAAGTGAGgtgaataaaaacaataaaagcaTCTGAAGGTATACGATCCATAAGAACAAAATATGTGGGGAAATCATTGACATAAATCAATGTATAAAATCATATGAAAGTTCAAAAGGTGGGAGACAAAAACAGGTGGAAAAATCTCTATCATTTGCACAGGGAGGATTAAAACAAATGAAGAAAAACCATGGTTATGCTGAAATAGGCCTGAATGCAGACTAACATCCTTAACTCTTTGATGTCATACAGTTAAAAACAAGTGAAATATGTTACCAACAACATCagaaaattattcataaattcaattTCTTCACTACTAGCACTTTCATAGAGGGACACTTGGAAATCTGCAGGATGGAACAGCAAGAGGAGCTAATAATATAGGAAACATTCGAGATGAAAATAATATAGAAAACGAATCCAGCAAGACCACTCAGACAATCaagttatataaattataaaataaagataggCAAAATTTACCTCAAGTTGGTTCAGCATGTCAATAGTGGCTTCTAAGTCTCCATTATTAGCCATGTAGACATCCAGAACAGAGTCATTGGACAAACCGGGGAACATCATGCGAAGATACTCCAAATCCATGTCGAATTCCTCATCCATAATCTGCTCGCCACTCATTTCACCCTAATTTTGCATCAAAGAACCATGACCAGGGTCGCTTTTCAGTGCAACCAGGTGGTTTCCAATGCCAGGGATTGCAGATTCAAGTGAAGCATTGCTACGTGAGGAAGGATCAAACCAAGCAGACTCATTTCCAGCCTTAATATCTTTAGCTATGGAACCCTCCCTTTTGGCAAGTGGTACGTATGATGTTGCACAGGGATTCAACGAAGAAACCTCTGGCTTCATTCTCTTTGCTGGAGAAGAATACTAATCATTTTAGCCCCCCAtaacataaaaacacaaattaaattatattactaggcaaaatcattcattttttaaaagaacAATCCAGAAAAATGAAAATCTAATAGCAAAAACAACATACTGAACGAAAATGAATATGAGCAACTCTAATCCTAACAAGATAAAAACacacatagaaaaagaaaaaaatgattgtAAATTGGAATAAACTGTGACTTTTCTTGCATTGATAGGATCATTCTGGATTTCTGTTTAACATGCAACTAAGCATCGAAAACCTGTCACGCAATTAGAACAAAATAAACTCCATGTACACAAGTTGTTGTTCTTCAAATAatcataacaataatcatctaatAATGAAGTAGATAACtcaattattcaaaaagaattaAGAAGTGGAAAATTACCAATCACAAGGTGGAAAAAATTATTggaatgttttaaattgaattttatcaaGAAAGTAAGGAAAATTCCCTTTAAACTTTCAGGTCTTTGATTCCATGAGGGCCGTAAAGATCAACCAATGAGAAAACAACCAAAATCAAAGATTAGTAAGAAATTTTTACCGAAAATTAAAGCAAAAACTCCagcaaaagagaagaagaaacaaAAGATTCCGTGTTTCGATGAAGTTTATATGATCAGGCCCTGAAAGTGCAATGAAGAAGACACTAACAAGACAGCCATTAAAACTCAGTACAGAGAGAAGAAGAGAGTTAGAACAATTACAGGATAATTGAGAGCAAAAGAGAGTTAGAAACCTTTACCTTTCAGTAGCAGTAACCTGGAAACCCATCAATTGAGAGCAATCGAAGGAGTGacacagagaaaaagaaaagaaaaaggtcgaCTGGTTGAGAAGGCAAAACGAAAGAGTGACtggttgtaaagaaaagaaaagaagaggttGAGAGACAGAGGAAGAGGCGAAGGAATGGGGAAGCCAATCGGGAGGCGAAGGTAGAATGAAGGAAGAGGCGACGGAATGGGGAAGCCAattgggagggtaaaacagggagggaTTTGGACGCAGCACCTAATCTGAGCAAAAGGGCTGTATTACaaatcggtggttttcaccgattagATCTGTATTGTATTACACGGGTATTAGAAGCACATTCAACCAAACGAAGGACTAAAGATGtattaggtggggcccaccgattaggggtgtattggcagtGCTAATGTTATTACTAAATTTTCTCCTTCCATATTCCCATAACCTTTAGTCATTCTTTATTAATCTTGTTCTTGTTATAAACTTAGAATGTTCATATAATATTTATGGTTTAAGCAACTTGTGATTATGTTGTTTAAAGTTTTCTATATCTTTATCGATATCTATTGTTTCTGATATTTCTACTTTATCCATATCTTTTCTTGTATTAAAGATTTTActaaaaatacttttattttcattattattgtcATGGCCATTAGAGCTGGATCCCTTAAGGGTGACGCTCGAACCACTGAATGGCTTAAACATCCTTATCTTCTATTATTCTTTAATTTGGGTCTATTATTAACCCTTTCTGTGGATAAATTCTACTTTCTATGGATCGTACCGCTGTTACACCTGTATCTTTTAAATTAGATCCTATTTGGTTTATCCAATCTGTTATACAGCTTCTACTATCTTTTGCTATTAAGTCTCTAATTATTAATTGTCTATCAACTTTTATTTCTAGAGACTTTAGTGGATGGAAGTTTATTCTTAATAGCTAAGACGTCGTTATAGATTGCTTCTAGTTTAGCGCTGGTGTTATTGATCCTCCCTATCAATGATATGTTTTAtcccttctattttcttttctaagaTTTCTAatttagtttttacttttaattcTAAGCTTTGTATTCTATAAGCTAATTCGTCTGTTTTATCACTAAGAGTGGTAAATCCTTTTACTCCTAGCAGTATTAGGGTATTAAGCTGGGTAATCTGGGCTAGcaaaattattatcatttatgAAACCAGAGTAACCTTTTTTTGATACGTATTCTTCCGTTCTTCTAGTACTATCGTTATACAATTCTACTTTGTTATTATTAAATGGAGTCAAGGACACCAAACTCCTAGGAATGACTCGTATACAAAAAAGTATTATTGCTCCTAGGAATGACTTGTACACAGCTCAACTTATCCAGGATATTCCCCAAATCCTTCTTACCTCTTCTTCAAACGAAGCCTCAAACGTCCACCAGGCTTCTAACCAAAATTTATTCACTTTCCATTCGTTCTTTTCCCGTGCAGTGATCGAAAAAAGAATGGggtaaatgtttaatttttgcaCTCAGAAACATACACAATCAATCATTCGTAGCCACTTATTTATCTAACCTTTCCCGAATGTTTGTTTCTGGAAGGTTTCCTCTTTCCCAATTAAACCATAAACCTGCATACCCGACATCTCTTAAGCAGCATTCATCTAGAACATTGTTGAACAACTCCATTCGTCATTCATTTTTGGGAGCACCcctaattttctcaaaaaaaaaattatctcatGAAAATCCCCACAAACAAGCCATTGGAGCTCATGATTCCTCCCTAAACTTTTGAGGATGTTCCACGAATCTTCTCTATTACTTGCACACGGAGCCCCATAGAACCCAGTGAACCTCAATTCCCAAGCTTCATCCGCTTCTTTGACCACTACATCCACATGGTTTTTTGAGAAACTACGTAGAGTAATTACGATCGAATCCTTTCATGCCAGGCATAATCCTCCATGAGTACCTACTACCGATACATCAATCCCATTAACGAACCCTCATCTGCTTCTAATTGTTGCCATCTGTTTCTCACGTGTCGAAGCCTTCTAATCGTCCTTGGATTCCCCAGTCCACAAACATTCCAACATAAAGTTTTTATTGTGCTCAGTCAGCTTGCCTCGGAGCAGGCCTCGGTCCAATTATAAATAGAGTAGAATGATACTCTAAAGTAGTCCTTTCAGCATCCGGAAGCATCGACACTACAGGTTCTtcattcctgaattttaattttttgttaccTTCCCCATCAGGCAgaaattcatcattttcattgtCCTTATTCGAACCTAACTCCCCTTTTTTCCCATCATTCACTTCCTCTCATTGTGTAGCCATCACCCCCATGCTATCCTCTTCCACCGAACTTTCTTTGCATTCTCACTTTTACCATCCATATAGCCTGATTTTCCAAGCTGACCTTCCCCAATTTCAAAGTCCATCCCTACATCTGCTACAATTGACTCAAAAGAATCCCTCAATTTAGTGCTAATTCCCTCAATCAATGGTGAGGAAACCATATTAGAATCCCCCAAATCGCGCCTCAAATTATCAGTAACTATATTTGGTAAAAAACTCTCCCAAAGCCCTATCGTCAACTGAATGGTGAACCGTCGCCGGAAACTGTACCGTAGGGTTTCCTCCACCTTCACCTCCTTCACCTATCTTCGATAGCTCAATATTCCCTATTTAAAAGCACTCACATTTATTTTTAGTGGAAAAATTGAATTGCAAACTTTCCTTTCCAAGCAACGAAGTTTCAGCCCTTAGCGCAACTGAATACGGGAAATCTTAGCTCACTTCCTCCCTTTCCCCCAACGGGATCAAATCACATTCTTGTACCCAATGTCTCATTCTcccacaaccaaaacataaggTCACCAAATTTTCGTACTTAAAAGGAGATCTAAACCCTTACATTCCCATCCGTTGAAATAAATATACCCCGACGTACAGGCTTCTGCGCATCCAATTGGGCCCAAAGTTGACAAAACTCCCATTTAATTTCTAACCTTATTACGCCGCCAAAAGCCGATCCAATCGCATGTAAGAgatccttttttatcaaattttggcGAGCAAGGATTGATTTTTAACCAAAAAGGGGAAAGGACAAGCCTGATTTTGATCGATCTATAGGGTTTCTTAGACGATAAAAAAAAATAACTCTCCTAAAAGGCCAAGGGCGACCCTCCATAATCATCTCCAAATCATCTTCGCATTCAAacgagataaaaaaaaaaagctctGCCCCGCCACTTGAATCTCAAATTTCTTCTTCGGTTTCCAAA contains:
- the LOC107921469 gene encoding polyadenylate-binding protein-interacting protein 5, which translates into the protein MSGEQIMDEEFDMDLEYLRMMFPGLSNDSVLDVYMANNGDLEATIDMLNQLEMYTVESSDTLPDTLDIGDISESISSANCGTLKLKNVAGETGASSSGSTESAVTS